From Cellulomonas chengniuliangii, the proteins below share one genomic window:
- a CDS encoding YbjN domain-containing protein, with translation MGFFRDRRLSRWLGLPPESGRRAPDDGADGVDEHDELHQQVTGLLARELGAQVVDTPRPVTTERIAQWFARNDFSYFVDSDGDLGGLWRGRLFYFFLFGEESEILQVRGQWNREVTIERLEEVLDACNEWNADRIWPKAYVRVRDNGMIHVITEVATDLEHGVTDDQLNQLLFCGLSTGSMFFDAIDELYPDPAGIAP, from the coding sequence ATGGGTTTCTTCCGGGACCGTCGGCTGAGCCGGTGGCTCGGGCTACCGCCGGAGAGCGGCCGGCGCGCGCCCGATGACGGCGCCGATGGCGTAGACGAGCATGACGAGCTCCACCAGCAGGTCACAGGCCTCCTCGCACGCGAGCTGGGCGCACAGGTCGTCGACACCCCCCGCCCGGTGACGACCGAGCGCATCGCGCAGTGGTTCGCACGCAACGACTTCAGCTACTTCGTGGACAGCGATGGCGACCTGGGCGGGCTGTGGCGCGGAAGGCTGTTCTACTTCTTCCTGTTCGGCGAGGAGTCCGAGATCTTGCAGGTCCGGGGCCAGTGGAACCGCGAGGTGACGATCGAGCGGCTCGAAGAGGTGCTCGACGCGTGCAACGAGTGGAACGCCGACCGCATCTGGCCCAAGGCGTACGTGCGGGTGCGGGACAACGGGATGATCCACGTCATCACCGAGGTGGCCACCGACCTGGAGCACGGGGTCACTGACGACCAGCTGAACCAGCTGCTGTTCTGCGGCCTGAGCACCGGCAGCATGTTCTTCGACGCGATCGACGAGCTCTACCCCGATCCCGCCGGGATCGCCCCGTGA
- a CDS encoding YbjN domain-containing protein — MGFFSRPDADATASELAPLSHQRIIERLEAQGFTYGVDDDGDIGGRWDDHAFYFFLLGRDSEYLQVRGRWSRDVPPSEVDALTAEVNAWNLDKLWPKVYVRDEGERLGVYSEHTVDYEHGVTDGQLELHMACGISTALQFFAHLDSLYPQAVAESRAQLAGHATTPSA, encoded by the coding sequence ATGGGTTTCTTCAGCAGGCCGGACGCGGATGCCACGGCATCCGAGCTCGCACCGTTGAGCCACCAGCGCATCATCGAGCGACTCGAGGCGCAGGGCTTCACCTACGGCGTCGACGACGACGGGGACATCGGTGGCCGATGGGATGACCACGCCTTCTACTTCTTCCTGCTCGGGCGCGACTCCGAGTACCTGCAGGTCCGCGGACGCTGGAGCCGCGACGTCCCGCCGAGCGAGGTCGACGCGCTCACCGCTGAGGTCAACGCCTGGAACCTCGACAAGCTGTGGCCCAAGGTCTACGTGCGAGACGAGGGCGAGCGGCTTGGCGTGTACTCCGAGCACACCGTCGACTACGAGCACGGTGTCACCGACGGCCAGCTCGAGTTGCACATGGCGTGCGGCATCAGCACCGCGCTGCAGTTCTTCGCGCACCTCGACTCGCTGTACCCGCAGGCGGTGGCCGAGTCCCGCGCACAGCTCGCCGGGCACGCGACCACGCCGAGCGCCTGA
- the miaA gene encoding tRNA (adenosine(37)-N6)-dimethylallyltransferase MiaA, with protein sequence MSAATVIAIVGPTATGKSDLGLALAERLDGEIVNTDSMQLYRGMDVGTAKLTPAERRGIPHHQIDVLDPLEDASVADYQTAAREDLRQIGSRGRRPVAVGGSGLYVRALFDRMEFPGTDPQVRARLEERVEAEGSRALHAELERLDPTAAAGIGPRNARRVVRALEVIELTGRPYSASLPQHVYEVPALQIGLDCDRTVLDARIESRVARMFDAGLVDEVRALAAHGLGRTAARAVGYAQTLALLDGELGEQEARDAIAAGTRRLARKQMGWFGRDPRVHWLDAQDPDLVDHALELVAAADAGRLEPPVVDPEPRRSLGS encoded by the coding sequence ATGAGCGCCGCGACCGTCATCGCGATCGTCGGGCCCACCGCGACGGGCAAGTCGGACCTCGGGCTCGCGCTCGCGGAGCGGCTCGACGGGGAGATCGTCAACACCGACTCGATGCAGCTCTACCGCGGGATGGACGTCGGGACCGCCAAGCTCACCCCGGCCGAGCGCCGGGGGATCCCGCACCATCAGATCGACGTGCTCGACCCGCTCGAGGACGCCTCGGTGGCCGACTACCAGACCGCGGCGCGGGAGGATCTGCGCCAGATCGGGAGCCGCGGGCGCCGGCCCGTGGCCGTGGGCGGCTCGGGGCTCTACGTGCGGGCCCTGTTCGACCGGATGGAGTTCCCGGGCACCGACCCGCAGGTCCGCGCGCGGCTCGAGGAGCGCGTCGAGGCCGAGGGGTCGCGAGCGCTGCACGCCGAGCTCGAGCGGCTCGACCCGACGGCGGCGGCCGGCATCGGGCCCCGCAACGCCCGCCGGGTGGTCCGCGCGCTCGAGGTCATCGAGCTCACCGGCCGCCCCTACTCGGCGAGCCTGCCGCAGCACGTCTACGAGGTCCCCGCGCTGCAGATCGGGCTGGACTGCGACCGGACCGTGCTCGACGCGCGGATCGAGTCCCGGGTCGCGCGCATGTTCGACGCCGGGCTGGTGGACGAGGTGCGCGCGCTCGCCGCGCACGGCCTCGGCCGGACCGCCGCCCGCGCCGTCGGGTACGCGCAGACGCTGGCCCTGCTGGACGGCGAGCTCGGCGAGCAGGAGGCCCGCGACGCGATCGCGGCGGGCACCCGGCGCCTGGCGCGCAAGCAGATGGGGTGGTTCGGGCGCGACCCCCGGGTGCACTGGCTCGACGCGCAGGACCCGGACCTGGTCGACCACGCCCTCGAGCTGGTCGCCGCCGCCGACGCGGGGCGGCTCGAGCCGCCCGTCGTCGACCCGGAGCCGCGCCGTAGTCTGGGCTCATGA
- a CDS encoding YbjN domain-containing protein, producing MSARPLGAWISRMLGTRSPAKSTTPRSGSPIPTPLTRARIGDYLRGRGYQFLVDDDGDLTGTWDGNRFWFLLLGEHEEILQVRGRWQRQLPLERRQAVALAVNDWNRERIWPKVYVREEEGLLALYSEVSADLEQGATDLQIAQLVACGLGTGVQMFSALEGLIPSDDAPPPGVPDN from the coding sequence GTGAGCGCCCGCCCGCTCGGCGCGTGGATCTCGCGGATGCTGGGGACCCGCTCGCCCGCGAAGAGCACCACGCCCCGGTCCGGCTCCCCGATCCCCACGCCGCTGACGCGCGCCCGCATCGGCGACTACCTGCGCGGCCGCGGCTACCAGTTCCTCGTGGACGACGACGGCGACCTGACCGGCACCTGGGACGGCAACCGCTTCTGGTTCCTGCTGCTCGGCGAGCACGAGGAGATCCTGCAGGTGCGCGGCCGGTGGCAGCGGCAGTTGCCGCTCGAGCGGCGGCAGGCAGTCGCCCTAGCGGTCAACGATTGGAACCGCGAGCGCATCTGGCCGAAGGTCTACGTCCGCGAGGAGGAGGGCCTGCTCGCGTTGTACAGCGAGGTCTCGGCCGACCTGGAGCAGGGCGCCACGGATCTGCAGATCGCCCAGCTGGTCGCGTGCGGGCTCGGCACCGGGGTGCAGATGTTCTCGGCGTTGGAAGGGCTCATCCCGAGCGACGACGCGCCTCCGCCCGGGGTGCCGGACAACTGA
- the dapF gene encoding diaminopimelate epimerase: MTSPDTDLAATGAPVPLSAPATLSATKGHGTQNDFVLLDDRDGALDLTDALVRALADRRAGIGGDGVIRLVASSALPEGAASLTQDPRAQWFMDYRNADGSIAEMCGNGVRVFAAYLASLGLWDPADGDLTIGTRAGVRHVRREPAPGAPGGVWYAVDMGAWTLPGGDTAQAAGFDSEVVVAGLEVARPALSVDVGNPHTVLALAGEAELESVDLTRAPSVSPAPPHGTNVEVVVPLGEGAAPDGTLVGRVRMRVHERGVGETRSCGTGACAAALAVRTWAGHGAPDVWLVDVPGGTVRVRLLDGGHVELAGPAVLVAAVEVDLAALGA, translated from the coding sequence ATGACCAGTCCCGACACCGACCTGGCCGCCACCGGGGCGCCCGTGCCCCTCAGCGCCCCCGCGACGCTGTCGGCTACCAAGGGCCACGGCACGCAGAACGACTTCGTGCTGCTCGACGACCGCGACGGCGCGCTCGACCTCACCGACGCCCTGGTCCGCGCGCTCGCGGACCGGCGCGCCGGGATCGGCGGCGACGGCGTGATCCGCCTCGTCGCGAGCTCGGCGCTGCCGGAGGGCGCTGCGAGCCTCACGCAGGACCCGCGGGCGCAGTGGTTCATGGACTACCGCAACGCCGACGGGTCCATCGCGGAGATGTGCGGCAACGGGGTGCGGGTCTTCGCCGCCTACCTGGCGAGCCTCGGGTTGTGGGACCCGGCCGACGGGGACCTGACGATCGGGACCCGCGCGGGGGTGCGGCACGTGCGCCGCGAGCCCGCGCCCGGCGCGCCCGGTGGCGTCTGGTACGCAGTCGACATGGGCGCGTGGACGTTGCCGGGCGGTGACACGGCGCAGGCCGCGGGATTCGACTCCGAGGTCGTGGTCGCCGGGCTGGAGGTGGCCCGCCCCGCGCTGAGCGTGGACGTCGGCAACCCGCACACGGTGCTGGCGCTCGCGGGCGAGGCCGAGCTGGAGTCGGTGGACCTGACCCGGGCGCCGTCGGTCTCCCCGGCGCCGCCGCACGGCACCAATGTGGAGGTCGTCGTCCCGCTCGGGGAGGGCGCCGCCCCCGACGGCACGCTCGTCGGGCGGGTGCGGATGCGCGTCCACGAGCGCGGCGTGGGCGAGACCCGCTCGTGCGGGACAGGGGCGTGCGCTGCGGCGCTCGCCGTGCGGACGTGGGCCGGGCACGGCGCGCCGGACGTGTGGCTCGTCGACGTGCCTGGCGGCACCGTCCGCGTGCGGCTGCTCGACGGTGGCCATGTCGAGCTCGCCGGCCCGGCGGTCCTGGTCGCCGCCGTCGAGGTCGACCTGGCGGCCCTGGGCGCATGA
- the miaB gene encoding tRNA (N6-isopentenyl adenosine(37)-C2)-methylthiotransferase MiaB, whose product MSTTTPPRTAAAAADADTGARRTYLVKTLGCQMNVHDSEHMAGMLEQAGYVAASPQDAAEEAADIIVINTCAVRENAADKLYGNLGRLAGAKRSRPGMQIAVGGCLAQKDRAGIVERAPWVDVVFGTHNLDALPVLLERARHNQRAEVEIAESLQVFPSTLPTRRESVYAGWVSISVGCNNTCTFCIVPHLRGKERDRRPGEILAEVGALVGQGAIEVTLLGQNVNSYGVEFGDRGAFGKLLRAAGAIEGLERLRFTSPHPAAFTDDVIAAMAETPTVMPQLHMPLQSGSDRILRAMRRSYRSEKFLGILDRVRAAMPDAAITTDIIVGFPGETEEDFAETLRVVEASRFASAFTFQYSQRPGTPAADLPDQLPKEVVQERYQRLTDLQDRIALEESRAQVGRTVEVLVAEGEGRKDGATHRVTGRAADNRLVHLALPAGLAEEHQPRPGDLVTVTVTRAAPYHLVADSALDPVPAFAVRRTRAGDAWASRTAGGDHGAGDAAAAGGCGTGASGPTGPVVLGLPTLGRPAH is encoded by the coding sequence ATGTCCACGACCACGCCCCCTCGCACCGCCGCTGCCGCTGCCGACGCCGACACCGGCGCGCGCCGCACGTATCTCGTCAAGACGCTCGGCTGCCAGATGAACGTCCATGACTCCGAGCACATGGCCGGCATGCTCGAGCAGGCCGGCTACGTGGCCGCCAGTCCGCAGGACGCGGCCGAGGAGGCCGCCGACATCATCGTCATCAACACGTGCGCGGTGCGTGAGAACGCCGCGGACAAGCTGTACGGCAACCTGGGGCGGCTGGCTGGCGCCAAGCGCTCGCGGCCGGGCATGCAGATCGCCGTGGGCGGCTGCCTGGCGCAGAAGGACCGCGCTGGCATCGTCGAGCGTGCGCCGTGGGTGGACGTCGTGTTCGGCACCCACAACCTCGACGCGCTCCCGGTGCTCCTGGAGCGGGCACGGCACAACCAGCGCGCCGAGGTGGAGATCGCCGAGTCGCTGCAGGTCTTCCCCTCGACGCTCCCGACCCGGCGCGAGTCGGTGTACGCGGGCTGGGTGTCGATCAGCGTCGGCTGCAACAACACCTGCACCTTCTGCATCGTGCCGCACCTGCGCGGCAAGGAGCGGGACCGTCGCCCGGGCGAGATCCTCGCCGAGGTCGGCGCCCTGGTCGGCCAGGGCGCGATCGAGGTCACCCTGCTTGGCCAGAATGTGAACTCTTACGGCGTCGAGTTCGGCGATCGCGGCGCCTTCGGCAAGCTGCTCCGCGCGGCCGGCGCCATCGAGGGCCTTGAGCGCCTGCGCTTCACGTCGCCTCACCCCGCCGCGTTCACCGACGACGTGATCGCGGCGATGGCCGAGACCCCGACGGTCATGCCGCAGCTGCACATGCCGCTGCAGTCCGGATCGGACCGGATCCTGCGCGCGATGCGCCGCTCGTACCGCTCCGAGAAGTTCCTCGGCATCCTCGACCGAGTGCGGGCCGCGATGCCCGACGCGGCGATCACCACCGACATCATCGTCGGCTTCCCGGGGGAGACCGAGGAGGACTTCGCGGAGACCCTGCGCGTGGTCGAGGCCTCCCGGTTCGCGTCCGCCTTCACGTTCCAGTACTCCCAGCGTCCTGGCACGCCGGCCGCCGACCTGCCCGACCAGCTGCCCAAGGAGGTCGTCCAGGAGCGTTACCAGCGCCTCACCGACCTGCAGGACCGCATCGCCCTCGAGGAGAGCCGCGCGCAGGTGGGACGGACCGTCGAGGTGCTCGTCGCCGAGGGGGAGGGGCGCAAGGACGGCGCCACGCACCGCGTGACCGGCCGCGCCGCGGATAACCGTCTGGTGCACCTGGCGCTCCCCGCCGGGCTCGCCGAGGAGCACCAGCCGCGGCCGGGCGACCTGGTCACCGTGACGGTCACCCGGGCGGCGCCGTACCACCTCGTCGCCGACTCGGCGCTGGACCCCGTCCCTGCGTTCGCCGTGCGGCGGACCCGGGCGGGAGACGCCTGGGCGTCTCGCACGGCAGGCGGCGACCACGGCGCCGGCGACGCGGCCGCCGCGGGCGGGTGCGGCACGGGGGCGTCCGGGCCGACAGGGCCTGTGGTGCTCGGGCTGCCGACGCTGGGCCGCCCCGCTCACTGA
- a CDS encoding amino acid ABC transporter ATP-binding protein gives MVVLTGVDKHFGDLHVLQGIDLTVSRGEVVVVIGPSGSGKSTLCRTINRLETIDSGTITIDGAPLPEEGRELARLRADVGMVFQSFNLFAHKTVLENVTLGPIKAKGTKPAQAREQAMALLERVGVANQADKLPAQLSGGQQQRVAIARALAMSPKVMLFDEPTSALDPEMINEVLDVMVSLAREGMTMIVVTHEMGFARKAAHRVVFMDGGQIVEEATPETFFTAPRSDRARDFLSKILTH, from the coding sequence CTGGTGGTGCTCACCGGCGTCGACAAGCACTTCGGCGACCTCCACGTGCTGCAGGGCATCGACCTCACAGTCAGCCGAGGCGAGGTGGTCGTCGTCATCGGACCGTCGGGCTCCGGCAAGTCGACGCTGTGCCGCACGATCAACCGGCTCGAGACGATCGACTCCGGGACCATCACGATCGACGGGGCCCCCCTGCCCGAGGAGGGCCGCGAGCTCGCCCGGCTGCGCGCGGACGTCGGGATGGTGTTCCAGTCGTTCAACCTCTTCGCCCACAAGACCGTCCTGGAGAACGTCACGCTGGGCCCGATCAAGGCGAAGGGCACGAAGCCCGCCCAGGCCCGCGAGCAGGCCATGGCGCTGCTCGAGCGGGTCGGAGTGGCGAACCAGGCCGACAAGCTGCCCGCGCAGCTGTCCGGCGGGCAGCAGCAGCGCGTCGCCATCGCGCGGGCCCTCGCGATGAGCCCCAAGGTCATGCTCTTCGACGAGCCGACCTCGGCGCTCGACCCCGAGATGATCAACGAGGTCCTCGACGTCATGGTCTCCCTGGCCCGCGAGGGGATGACGATGATCGTCGTCACCCACGAGATGGGCTTCGCGCGGAAGGCCGCGCACCGCGTGGTGTTCATGGACGGCGGCCAGATCGTCGAGGAGGCCACCCCCGAGACCTTCTTCACCGCGCCCCGCTCCGACCGCGCCCGTGACTTCCTGTCGAAGATCCTCACCCACTAA